One window of the Thalassoroseus pseudoceratinae genome contains the following:
- a CDS encoding PRC-barrel domain-containing protein, with protein MLKLISSLTLAALVAAPMSTQAEETKETKRAKRSASRISSNTVIGSNVNDASGEAIADVNTIILDREGNVHYLVVGVGGLAGVGETEVAVPCKAVKARCMMEDDEKVCKLTLPMSAEQLERAPELEGDQYAELTDKNWRERNAKFFNSDATELTKNNMLLVSQLTNLDVTGSNNEEIGVLDALILNQESRKAEFAIIGYGGTLGVAKSYTAVPFKALKIVRTTEGELQASLNATEKTLQAAPKVTPSNYAELDREVNRNSIHEAFGDADE; from the coding sequence ATGCTGAAACTGATTTCAAGTTTGACCTTGGCTGCTCTCGTCGCAGCCCCAATGAGTACACAGGCCGAAGAAACAAAAGAAACCAAAAGAGCAAAACGAAGCGCGTCTCGAATTAGCTCGAACACGGTTATTGGCTCGAACGTCAACGACGCCAGCGGCGAAGCAATCGCTGATGTCAACACGATCATCCTCGACCGAGAAGGCAATGTGCATTACCTCGTCGTCGGTGTCGGTGGTCTTGCCGGTGTCGGTGAAACCGAGGTTGCTGTTCCTTGCAAAGCTGTCAAAGCTCGATGCATGATGGAAGACGACGAAAAGGTCTGCAAACTGACCTTGCCGATGTCTGCTGAGCAATTGGAACGAGCACCGGAACTCGAAGGCGACCAATACGCCGAACTGACAGACAAGAATTGGCGTGAACGAAACGCAAAGTTCTTCAACTCCGACGCCACTGAACTGACCAAAAACAACATGTTGTTGGTTAGCCAACTGACGAACCTCGACGTGACCGGATCGAACAACGAAGAGATCGGCGTCTTGGATGCTCTGATTCTGAACCAAGAATCCCGCAAAGCTGAGTTCGCCATCATCGGATATGGTGGAACTTTGGGTGTTGCGAAAAGCTACACCGCTGTGCCTTTCAAAGCATTGAAGATCGTGCGAACCACCGAAGGTGAGTTGCAAGCTTCGCTCAATGCAACTGAGAAGACATTGCAAGCAGCTCCAAAAGTCACGCCATCGAACTACGCCGAATTGGATCGCGAAGTCAATCGCAATTCAATCCATGAAGCTTTTGGCGACGCTGACGAATAA